From Saprospiraceae bacterium, one genomic window encodes:
- a CDS encoding glyceraldehyde-3-phosphate dehydrogenase has translation MNQNEANHKIALSQWREKEKNALELSKLIGELLFDRSIELLLFRRELQDKRPSEVIDIHKYAANYGTDPVYIEDTLAITKAIHALSNLQPSRIDIGKLASQWVAEGRKTEVNQYISERLAKGLSTEIANEGQRDVVLYGFGRIGRLVARRMISTTGKGEQLLLKAIVLRPGMKDRAEELKKRMSLFETDSIHGSFHGTIEIFPEESVVEINGNRIHMIFAQDPSEINYEDYGIQKAILIDNTGMWDTREKLSAHLRPGIDKVILTAPGKDIPNIVVGVNHKDLPLDQENIFCAASCTTNAIVPVIKIIDDYFKITKGHIETVHAYTSDQNLLDNFHRKPRRGRGAPINMVITSTGAASAVAKVLPHLKGILTGNAVRVPVPNVSLAILNLSLEKSTTLEEILSALRKETLVGDLVEQLQYSTSTEYVSSNAVGTTVASVIDAPSTLLSTDGKTVTIYAWYDNEFGYTCQVVRLAKHVAKVRRYTYY, from the coding sequence ATGAACCAAAACGAAGCCAACCACAAAATAGCGCTTAGTCAATGGAGGGAAAAAGAAAAAAATGCCCTCGAACTCAGTAAATTGATCGGAGAACTTTTATTTGACCGTTCCATCGAATTGTTGCTGTTTAGAAGAGAACTCCAGGACAAACGCCCAAGTGAGGTCATCGATATTCATAAATATGCGGCCAATTACGGAACAGATCCTGTATATATCGAAGATACGCTTGCCATCACCAAAGCAATTCACGCTCTCTCCAATTTGCAACCTTCCAGAATTGATATTGGTAAATTGGCTTCCCAATGGGTGGCAGAAGGAAGAAAAACAGAGGTCAATCAATATATTTCAGAAAGGCTGGCCAAAGGTTTGAGCACGGAAATTGCAAACGAAGGTCAAAGAGATGTGGTCCTGTATGGATTTGGAAGAATAGGAAGGCTGGTGGCCCGACGGATGATTTCTACGACAGGAAAAGGGGAACAATTGCTATTGAAAGCCATCGTCTTGAGGCCGGGCATGAAAGACAGAGCAGAGGAGTTGAAAAAGAGAATGTCCTTATTTGAAACCGACTCCATTCACGGTAGTTTTCACGGCACCATCGAAATTTTTCCGGAAGAATCGGTGGTCGAGATCAATGGCAATCGGATCCACATGATCTTTGCACAGGATCCCTCTGAAATCAACTACGAAGATTACGGCATCCAAAAAGCGATCCTGATCGACAACACGGGTATGTGGGACACCCGCGAAAAACTAAGCGCCCATTTGAGACCCGGAATTGACAAGGTGATACTGACTGCACCAGGGAAAGACATTCCCAATATTGTGGTGGGTGTTAATCACAAAGATCTGCCCCTTGATCAGGAAAATATCTTTTGTGCTGCATCCTGTACCACCAATGCCATTGTCCCGGTGATTAAAATTATCGATGACTATTTTAAAATTACCAAAGGGCATATTGAAACAGTGCATGCCTATACCAGCGATCAAAATCTGTTGGACAATTTTCACCGCAAACCCAGAAGAGGTAGGGGCGCTCCCATCAATATGGTCATTACCAGTACCGGAGCGGCTTCTGCCGTCGCCAAAGTATTGCCTCATCTAAAAGGAATTTTGACCGGCAATGCCGTTAGGGTTCCGGTCCCAAATGTTTCACTCGCCATTTTAAATTTAAGTCTTGAAAAATCCACCACCCTTGAAGAAATTTTATCCGCCCTCCGAAAAGAAACCCTTGTAGGAGATCTTGTGGAGCAATTGCAGTATTCCACTTCTACTGAATATGTATCCAGCAATGCGGTGGGCACCACGGTGGCTTCGGTCATCGATGCCCCTTCTACCCTGCTCAGCACGGATGGAAAAACGGTCACCATTTACGCATGGTATGACAACGAATTTGGATATACTTGTCAGGTCGTCAGATTGGCCAAGCACGTGGCCAAGGTGAGACGATATACCTATTATTAA